A window of Pedococcus aerophilus contains these coding sequences:
- a CDS encoding 3-hydroxybutyryl-CoA dehydrogenase, giving the protein MAREFSKVAVVGLGTMGAGIVEVFARNAIDVVAIEVDDAAVEKGRGVLQHSTDRAVSRGKLSEDDQAALHSRVHFTSSIDEVADCQLVIEAVPEHLHLKREIFAKLDAVVGPDAILATNTSSLSVTEIAVATSNPKRVVGMHFFNPAPVLQFVEVIRTVVTEDEVFEDVKALAQRLGKQPVVVGDKAGFIANALLFGYLNHAVAMFESKYASREDIDAAMKLGCGYPMGPLALMDLIGLDTAYEILDTMYKQGRDRLHAPSPILKQMVSAGLKGRKSGRGFYTYAEPGSSQLVDDALSPATEGGEHVATRTVRTVGVVGSGTMATGIIEVFAKAGYDVTYVTRSQPKVDAVTAAVQKSLEKAVQRGKLTDEARDEALGHLTGSTSLDDLATVDLVVEAVVEDLAVKRALFENLDEICRPGAILATTTSSLPVVECAAATARPEDVIGMHFFNPAQVMKLVEVVHTVSTAPDVVATVQQVCADLGKHAVTCGDRSGFIVNALLFPYLNDAVKMLEANYATADSIDTAMKTGCGLPMGPFELLDVVGLDVSLAIQRELYLEFRERGFAPAPLLEHLVTAGYLGRKSGRGFRTYA; this is encoded by the coding sequence ATGGCTCGTGAGTTCAGCAAGGTCGCTGTCGTCGGACTCGGCACCATGGGTGCCGGCATCGTGGAGGTGTTCGCCCGCAACGCCATCGACGTCGTGGCGATCGAGGTGGACGATGCCGCGGTCGAGAAGGGCAGGGGTGTCCTGCAGCACTCCACCGACCGTGCGGTCAGCCGGGGCAAGCTGTCCGAGGACGACCAGGCGGCTCTCCACTCGCGGGTGCACTTCACCTCGAGCATCGACGAGGTGGCCGACTGCCAGCTGGTCATCGAGGCCGTCCCCGAGCACCTGCACCTCAAGCGCGAGATCTTCGCCAAGCTCGACGCGGTCGTCGGTCCCGACGCCATCCTCGCCACGAACACCTCGTCGCTGTCGGTCACCGAGATCGCCGTCGCCACGAGCAACCCGAAGCGCGTCGTCGGCATGCACTTCTTCAACCCGGCGCCGGTCCTGCAGTTCGTCGAGGTGATCCGCACCGTCGTCACCGAGGACGAGGTGTTCGAGGACGTCAAGGCCCTGGCCCAGCGGCTCGGCAAGCAGCCCGTCGTCGTCGGCGACAAGGCCGGCTTCATCGCCAACGCCCTGCTCTTCGGCTACCTCAACCACGCCGTCGCGATGTTCGAGAGCAAGTACGCCTCCCGCGAGGACATCGACGCCGCGATGAAGCTCGGGTGCGGCTACCCCATGGGTCCGCTGGCGCTGATGGACCTCATCGGACTCGACACGGCCTACGAGATCCTCGACACGATGTACAAGCAGGGCCGCGACCGCCTGCACGCCCCGAGCCCCATCCTCAAGCAGATGGTCAGCGCCGGTCTCAAGGGCCGCAAGAGCGGGCGCGGCTTCTACACGTATGCCGAGCCTGGCAGCTCCCAGCTCGTCGACGACGCACTCAGCCCTGCGACCGAGGGCGGGGAGCACGTCGCAACCCGGACGGTGCGCACGGTCGGTGTCGTGGGTTCGGGCACCATGGCGACCGGCATCATCGAGGTCTTCGCCAAGGCCGGGTACGACGTCACCTACGTCACCCGCAGCCAGCCCAAGGTCGACGCCGTCACCGCGGCCGTGCAGAAGTCGCTGGAGAAGGCCGTCCAGCGCGGCAAGCTCACCGACGAGGCGCGCGACGAGGCGCTGGGTCACCTGACCGGCTCGACGTCGCTGGACGACCTGGCCACCGTCGACCTCGTCGTGGAGGCGGTCGTCGAGGACCTCGCGGTCAAGCGTGCGCTCTTCGAGAACCTCGACGAGATCTGCCGGCCGGGGGCGATCCTCGCGACGACCACCTCCTCGCTCCCGGTGGTCGAGTGCGCTGCCGCGACGGCCCGACCCGAGGACGTCATCGGGATGCACTTCTTCAACCCGGCCCAGGTGATGAAGCTCGTCGAGGTCGTCCACACCGTCTCGACCGCCCCCGACGTCGTGGCGACGGTGCAGCAGGTCTGCGCCGACCTCGGCAAGCACGCCGTCACCTGCGGCGACCGTTCGGGCTTCATCGTCAACGCCCTGCTCTTCCCGTACCTCAACGACGCGGTCAAGATGCTCGAGGCGAACTACGCGACGGCGGACTCGATCGACACGGCCATGAAGACGGGGTGCGGCCTGCCGATGGGCCCGTTCGAGCTCCTCGACGTGGTCGGCCTCGACGTCTCCCTGGCGATCCAGCGCGAGCTCTACCTCGAGTTCCGTGAGCGCGGCTTCGCCCCGGCGCCGCTGCTCGAGCACCTCGTCACGGCCGGCTACCTCGGGCGCAAGTCCGGCCGCGGCTTCCGCACCTACGCCTGA
- the nucS gene encoding endonuclease NucS, whose translation MRLVIATCSVDYDGRLSAHLPLATRLLMVKADGSVLVHSDGGSYKPLNWMSPPCAMVEVSPEEHEAADGVTAVWQVQHAKSEDRLRVLIHEVLHDSAHQLGVDPGLIKDGVEAHLQKLLAEHIHTLGEGWTLVRREYMTAIGPVDILCRDAGGSAVAVEIKRRGDIDGVEQLTRYLELMNRDPHLAPVTGIFAAQEIKPQARTLATDRGIRCVTLDYDALRGIDDTTTRLF comes from the coding sequence GTGCGACTGGTGATTGCGACGTGCTCCGTGGACTACGACGGTCGGCTGTCGGCCCACCTCCCCCTGGCGACGCGACTGCTGATGGTCAAGGCCGACGGTTCGGTGCTCGTGCACAGCGACGGCGGCTCCTACAAACCGCTCAACTGGATGTCACCGCCCTGCGCGATGGTCGAGGTCTCCCCCGAGGAGCACGAGGCGGCCGACGGCGTGACCGCGGTGTGGCAGGTGCAGCACGCCAAGTCCGAGGACCGCCTGCGCGTCCTCATCCACGAGGTCCTGCACGACTCGGCCCACCAGCTCGGCGTCGACCCCGGTCTCATCAAGGACGGCGTCGAGGCGCACCTCCAAAAGCTGCTCGCCGAGCACATCCACACCCTCGGCGAGGGCTGGACGCTGGTCCGACGCGAGTACATGACGGCGATCGGTCCCGTCGACATCCTGTGCCGTGACGCCGGTGGCAGCGCGGTCGCGGTGGAGATCAAGCGGCGCGGCGACATCGACGGCGTGGAGCAGCTCACCCGCTACCTCGAGCTGATGAACCGCGATCCCCACCTGGCGCCCGTCACCGGGATCTTCGCCGCCCAGGAGATCAAGCCGCAGGCCCGCACGCTGGCCACCGACCGCGGCATCCGGTGCGTCACGCTCGACTACGACGCACTGCGCGGCATCGACGACACCACGACCCGGCTCTTCTGA
- a CDS encoding histidine phosphatase family protein codes for MSDLHCPATLLVARHGDAEYGHPSVLSDEGGWLTTRGREQVRALGQSLGDRRIARVYTSPLQRAVESGELVATLLDVDAVVVEGLEEFSVGALAGRPHDDPELASVFKAWMHGDPGRFIPGGESGADVLRRYREALQAIADQHRGETVLVFSHGGVMSFALPRLADPVRQDLVARAFLPNCGAAEVRVDADGFDVVTWPGSIDRSVV; via the coding sequence GTGAGCGACCTCCACTGCCCGGCGACGCTCCTCGTCGCGCGGCACGGCGACGCGGAGTACGGCCATCCCTCGGTGCTGTCCGACGAGGGCGGCTGGCTGACCACCAGGGGACGCGAGCAGGTCAGAGCCCTGGGGCAGTCGTTGGGGGACCGGCGGATCGCCCGGGTGTACACAAGTCCGCTCCAGCGGGCCGTGGAGTCCGGGGAGCTGGTCGCGACACTCCTGGACGTGGACGCCGTGGTCGTCGAAGGACTCGAGGAGTTCTCCGTGGGAGCGCTGGCCGGGCGTCCGCACGACGACCCGGAGCTCGCCTCGGTGTTCAAGGCCTGGATGCACGGGGACCCCGGGCGGTTCATCCCCGGGGGTGAGTCAGGCGCCGACGTCCTGCGGCGCTACCGCGAGGCGTTGCAGGCCATCGCCGACCAGCACCGGGGGGAGACGGTGCTCGTCTTCTCCCACGGCGGCGTGATGTCGTTCGCCCTGCCCCGGCTCGCCGATCCAGTGAGGCAGGACCTCGTGGCGCGGGCGTTCCTGCCCAACTGCGGTGCGGCCGAGGTGAGGGTGGACGCCGACGGGTTCGATGTCGTGACGTGGCCCGGGTCGATCGACCGCAGCGTGGTCTGA
- a CDS encoding FBP domain-containing protein encodes MHELTGAEIRASFVNATKGETTRLALPSDLADLPWDDLDFLGWRDPASPQRAFIVMTTAAGATGIALRLAHSATGRRRRNMCAVCLTTHSGDGVSLMTARKAGRAGQQGNSVGTYLCSDLACSLYVRGLRSAGPGARLQESLSLEDQVERMLGRLEAFVAGVARSA; translated from the coding sequence ATGCACGAGCTGACCGGAGCAGAGATCAGGGCGTCCTTCGTCAACGCCACCAAGGGCGAGACCACGAGGCTGGCGCTGCCGTCGGACCTGGCCGACCTGCCGTGGGACGACCTCGACTTCCTGGGGTGGCGGGACCCCGCGTCGCCGCAGCGCGCCTTCATCGTCATGACGACCGCTGCGGGTGCGACGGGGATCGCGCTGCGCCTGGCGCACTCCGCGACCGGGAGGCGCCGGCGCAACATGTGCGCGGTCTGCCTGACCACCCACTCCGGTGACGGCGTCTCCCTGATGACGGCACGCAAGGCCGGCCGCGCGGGGCAGCAGGGCAACTCGGTCGGCACCTACCTGTGCAGCGACCTCGCCTGCTCGCTGTACGTCCGTGGCCTGCGCAGCGCCGGGCCGGGTGCACGCCTCCAGGAGTCGTTGTCCCTCGAGGACCAGGTGGAACGGATGCTGGGGCGGCTCGAGGCGTTCGTCGCCGGCGTCGCCAGGTCCGCGTGA
- a CDS encoding TetR/AcrR family transcriptional regulator: protein MARAGVTPHRLTTAAADLADEVGFDAISLAALARGLGVKDASLYSHVGSLKDLRTRVTLLALAELADRLSDAVAGLAGRDALLAFATTYRRYALEHPGRYTAMQQELDPGTAAGSAAPRHGELVRAVLRGYGLADPDQTDAARLVLSTVYGFLGLEAMGGFSHHPRDLETSFVRSMDAVDHALRHWAATRTSTPAQ, encoded by the coding sequence ATGGCACGAGCCGGCGTCACCCCCCACCGGCTGACCACGGCCGCCGCCGACCTCGCCGACGAGGTCGGTTTCGACGCGATCAGCCTCGCGGCCCTGGCCCGCGGGCTGGGCGTCAAGGACGCCAGCCTCTACTCCCACGTCGGGAGCCTGAAGGACCTGCGCACGCGGGTCACCCTGCTCGCCCTCGCCGAGCTGGCCGACCGGCTCTCCGACGCCGTCGCAGGTCTCGCGGGGCGCGACGCGCTGCTGGCGTTCGCGACGACCTACCGCCGGTACGCCCTGGAGCACCCCGGTCGCTACACCGCGATGCAGCAGGAGCTGGACCCTGGCACGGCAGCCGGGAGCGCGGCGCCGCGACACGGTGAGCTGGTGCGAGCGGTGCTGCGCGGCTACGGGTTGGCCGACCCCGACCAGACCGACGCCGCACGCCTCGTGCTGTCGACCGTCTACGGGTTCCTCGGGCTGGAGGCGATGGGCGGCTTCAGCCACCACCCGCGGGACCTCGAGACGTCGTTCGTGCGCTCGATGGACGCCGTCGACCACGCACTGCGGCACTGGGCGGCGACGAGGACGTCCACGCCAGCGCAGTAG
- a CDS encoding class II fructose-bisphosphate aldolase — MLVPLTEVLAPAREQGRGLGAFNVIHLEHAEALVGAAEDVGLPVVLQISENTVAWHGSLAPLALATRALAERAAVPVVLHLDHAVSVDLVRESLDLGFTSVMFDGSKLDDTTNRSTTRDVVELCHAHGVDVEAELGEIGGKDGVHAPGVRTDPVDAQRFALDTGVDALAVAVGSSHAMTERTASLDLELVAAIRSTVPVPLVLHGSSGVADDGLAAAVRAGMTKVNIATHLSSVFTAAARERLDADAGLVDSRKYLGPARSAMRAEAARLLDLLALR; from the coding sequence ATGCTCGTGCCGTTGACCGAGGTGCTCGCTCCCGCGCGGGAGCAGGGTCGTGGCCTGGGGGCCTTCAACGTCATCCACCTCGAGCACGCGGAGGCGCTGGTCGGTGCCGCGGAGGACGTGGGCCTGCCGGTGGTGCTCCAGATCAGCGAGAACACCGTGGCCTGGCACGGTTCCCTCGCCCCGTTGGCGCTCGCCACCCGCGCCCTGGCCGAGCGCGCCGCCGTGCCGGTGGTCCTGCACCTCGACCACGCCGTCTCGGTCGACCTGGTGCGGGAGTCCCTCGACCTCGGCTTCACGTCAGTGATGTTCGACGGGTCGAAGCTCGACGACACGACGAACCGCTCGACCACGCGAGACGTCGTCGAGCTGTGCCACGCGCACGGCGTGGACGTCGAGGCCGAGCTCGGGGAGATCGGGGGGAAGGACGGCGTGCACGCACCCGGTGTGCGCACCGATCCCGTTGATGCGCAACGGTTTGCGCTCGACACAGGGGTCGATGCCCTCGCGGTCGCGGTCGGGTCCTCCCACGCGATGACCGAACGCACCGCGTCACTCGACCTCGAGCTCGTCGCCGCCATCCGCAGCACCGTGCCCGTGCCCCTGGTCCTGCACGGGTCGTCCGGTGTCGCGGACGACGGACTCGCAGCCGCGGTGCGGGCAGGCATGACGAAGGTCAACATCGCCACCCACCTGTCGAGCGTCTTCACCGCTGCCGCCCGCGAACGGCTCGACGCGGACGCCGGTCTCGTCGACAGCCGCAAGTACCTCGGGCCGGCCAGGTCGGCGATGCGGGCCGAGGCGGCCCGCCTGCTCGACCTGCTCGCCCTGCGCTGA
- a CDS encoding hexose kinase, translating into MILTVTPNPALDVTYDVEHLTPHGSHRVLAVHEVAGGKGINVASVLHRLGRDVLVTGVVGGPTGDQVRADLDRRGIPHRFARSSAPTRRTTTVVGRDDGEATAFNEPGWPWPDGSWMALLDHVAGLLAERPVSVLVASGSLPPGAPDHAFADLTLLGRDAGVPVVVDGSRDALLGALAAGPDVVKPNREELLDVTHVDDPVLGAKVLQDKGARHVVVSLGADGIMAVSPTGTTVRAWLGERLRGNATGAGDSAVAALAASIARGDDWADGLADAVAWSAAAVLRPTAGDVDPDDVERLRAAVRVETLED; encoded by the coding sequence GTGATCCTCACGGTCACGCCGAACCCGGCGCTCGACGTGACGTACGACGTCGAGCACCTGACCCCGCACGGGAGCCACCGCGTGCTGGCCGTCCACGAGGTCGCGGGGGGAAAGGGCATCAACGTCGCCAGCGTGCTGCACCGGCTCGGCCGCGACGTCCTCGTCACCGGAGTGGTCGGGGGGCCGACGGGGGACCAGGTGCGCGCCGACCTGGACCGGCGCGGCATACCCCACCGCTTCGCCCGGTCCAGTGCACCGACGCGGCGCACGACCACGGTGGTGGGGCGCGACGACGGTGAGGCGACGGCGTTCAACGAGCCGGGCTGGCCGTGGCCGGACGGGTCGTGGATGGCCCTGCTCGATCACGTCGCCGGGCTGCTCGCCGAGCGCCCTGTCTCGGTGCTCGTGGCGTCCGGCAGCCTTCCCCCGGGCGCACCCGACCACGCGTTCGCCGACCTGACGCTCCTCGGCCGGGACGCGGGGGTGCCGGTGGTGGTCGACGGCTCCCGTGACGCACTGCTCGGCGCCCTCGCCGCTGGGCCCGACGTCGTGAAGCCGAACCGTGAGGAGCTCCTCGACGTGACCCATGTCGACGACCCTGTGCTCGGCGCGAAGGTGTTGCAGGACAAGGGCGCTCGCCACGTGGTGGTCTCACTGGGCGCGGACGGCATCATGGCCGTGTCGCCCACCGGGACGACGGTGCGGGCCTGGTTGGGGGAGCGGCTGAGGGGTAACGCCACGGGCGCCGGTGACTCGGCAGTGGCGGCCCTCGCCGCGTCGATCGCGCGCGGTGACGACTGGGCCGACGGCCTGGCCGACGCCGTGGCCTGGTCGGCCGCCGCCGTCCTGCGGCCGACTGCCGGCGACGTCGACCCCGACGACGTCGAACGCCTGCGCGCCGCCGTGCGCGTCGAGACCCTGGAGGACTGA
- a CDS encoding ROK family protein: protein MVEVVAAVDVGGTRVKAALVDRDGREVESRTVPTVPGADVQGVLVDQVAGLVRDLEAGTRQPVALVACGVVVPGLVDGEAGVARWSANLGWRDLPVTAPLAALLDAPVALGHDVRAGLVAEARWGAARGASNVLFMPVGTGIAGALMLDGRVVVADGWAGELGHVVVEPDGPRCGCGAHGCLEAVASAAAVERAYAARSASAGGTRTGADRVAALVDAGDAVATQVWGVAVQALARAIVVTVTLTGVDRVLVGGGLAQSGETLLGPLRRAVEAQLTFQRVPTIERARLGERAGCLGAAALAWDLS from the coding sequence GTGGTCGAGGTGGTGGCTGCCGTCGACGTCGGCGGCACTCGGGTGAAGGCTGCGCTGGTCGACCGGGACGGACGCGAGGTCGAGTCCAGAACCGTGCCGACGGTCCCCGGTGCCGACGTCCAGGGCGTGCTGGTCGACCAGGTCGCCGGGCTCGTGCGCGACCTCGAGGCAGGGACCCGGCAGCCGGTCGCGCTCGTGGCCTGCGGTGTGGTGGTCCCCGGGCTGGTCGACGGCGAGGCCGGTGTGGCCCGGTGGTCGGCCAACCTCGGGTGGCGCGACCTGCCCGTGACCGCCCCCCTGGCGGCACTCCTCGACGCGCCCGTGGCCCTCGGTCACGACGTGCGCGCCGGGCTGGTGGCCGAGGCCCGCTGGGGTGCGGCGCGCGGCGCCTCCAACGTCCTCTTCATGCCCGTGGGGACCGGGATCGCCGGTGCCCTCATGCTCGACGGCCGTGTCGTGGTCGCCGACGGCTGGGCCGGAGAGCTCGGCCACGTGGTGGTCGAGCCCGACGGGCCGCGGTGCGGCTGCGGAGCCCACGGGTGCCTCGAGGCCGTCGCCTCCGCCGCAGCGGTCGAGCGCGCGTATGCAGCGCGGTCCGCTTCCGCGGGCGGCACCCGGACCGGTGCCGACCGGGTCGCCGCCCTCGTCGATGCCGGCGACGCCGTGGCGACGCAGGTGTGGGGTGTCGCCGTGCAGGCGCTCGCGCGTGCGATCGTGGTCACCGTGACGCTCACGGGAGTGGACCGGGTCCTCGTCGGCGGCGGGCTGGCCCAGAGCGGCGAGACCCTGCTCGGCCCGCTGCGTCGGGCGGTCGAGGCGCAGCTGACGTTCCAACGGGTTCCGACCATCGAGCGGGCCAGGCTCGGGGAGCGGGCCGGCTGCCTCGGTGCGGCCGCGCTCGCGTGGGACCTGTCGTGA
- a CDS encoding DeoR/GlpR family DNA-binding transcription regulator yields MTAPPARPTDRGARWSALLGLLAEHGRLSVTEVVESLGVSEATVRRDFADLAAQQLVTRTHGGIVATAVAYDLPARYKQAGSDDAKDRIAAYAADLAVEGSVVGFNGGTTTSAVARRLAARSDLAMSSRRPAVTVVTNALNIATEMVLRPFVRCVSLGGVARPESYELSGPLAAMVLGELWLDTVFLGVDAVSATAGAMCHHEGEAGINSLMVERSERVVVVATGAKLGTRAFARICPSSRIGLVVTDASAPAAAVAELRSAGISVEVV; encoded by the coding sequence GTGACCGCACCCCCCGCGAGACCCACCGACCGGGGGGCTCGCTGGAGCGCGCTGCTCGGCCTGCTCGCCGAGCACGGACGGCTCAGCGTGACCGAGGTCGTGGAGTCGCTGGGGGTGTCGGAGGCGACCGTCCGCCGCGACTTCGCCGACCTCGCCGCCCAGCAGCTCGTCACCCGTACCCACGGGGGCATCGTCGCGACCGCGGTGGCCTACGACCTCCCGGCCCGCTACAAGCAGGCCGGGAGCGACGACGCCAAGGACCGCATCGCCGCGTATGCCGCCGACCTCGCCGTCGAGGGCTCGGTCGTGGGCTTCAACGGGGGCACCACGACGAGCGCGGTGGCCCGGCGCCTCGCGGCCCGGTCCGACCTCGCGATGTCGTCGCGACGGCCGGCGGTGACGGTGGTGACCAACGCCCTCAACATCGCCACGGAGATGGTGCTGCGCCCGTTCGTGCGTTGCGTGTCGCTCGGGGGAGTCGCCCGCCCCGAGTCGTACGAGCTCTCCGGTCCGCTCGCGGCCATGGTGCTCGGCGAGCTGTGGCTCGACACGGTCTTCCTCGGGGTGGACGCCGTCTCGGCGACCGCGGGGGCGATGTGCCACCACGAGGGTGAGGCCGGCATCAACTCGCTCATGGTCGAGCGTTCCGAGCGGGTCGTCGTGGTCGCGACCGGCGCCAAGCTCGGCACGCGGGCCTTCGCGCGGATCTGCCCCTCGTCGCGGATCGGCCTGGTCGTCACCGACGCCAGCGCGCCCGCGGCGGCGGTGGCCGAGCTGCGCTCGGCGGGCATCTCGGTGGAAGTGGTCTGA
- a CDS encoding carbohydrate ABC transporter permease, which yields MNGTLSWRRIRPAAMPVIGLGVAFAFLWPYLVMLLDAFRPSGDVVQTPASILPREWKWTTFAEVVGDERFRAWLQTSLIVAVSSTVIVVLVAVPAAYFTARFRFPGRIAFLFLVLITQMFSPTSLVVGIYREFYALTLVDTYQALILTNAAFNLAFAIWILHGFFASIPKEVEEAAELDGCGPFMRLRRVMLPLTLPGLVTATIFTFIAAWNEYVVALTLMLSDEKKPLTVGINSYVTGYEQNWDQLFGASIIAIVPVVILFAIIEKHLVGGLTAGSVK from the coding sequence GTGAACGGCACCCTGAGCTGGCGGCGCATCCGCCCGGCGGCGATGCCGGTCATCGGGCTCGGCGTGGCCTTCGCCTTCCTGTGGCCCTACCTCGTCATGCTGCTCGACGCCTTCCGCCCCAGCGGTGACGTGGTGCAGACGCCCGCGTCCATCCTGCCGCGGGAGTGGAAGTGGACGACCTTCGCCGAGGTGGTCGGGGACGAGCGCTTCCGCGCCTGGCTCCAGACGTCGTTGATCGTGGCTGTGTCCTCGACGGTGATCGTGGTCCTGGTCGCCGTCCCGGCGGCATACTTCACCGCGCGGTTCCGCTTCCCGGGACGGATCGCGTTCTTGTTCCTGGTCCTCATCACGCAGATGTTCTCGCCGACCTCGCTCGTCGTCGGCATCTACCGGGAGTTCTACGCGCTCACCCTCGTCGACACCTACCAGGCGCTCATCCTCACGAACGCGGCCTTCAACCTCGCCTTCGCGATCTGGATCCTGCACGGGTTCTTCGCCTCCATCCCCAAGGAGGTCGAGGAGGCAGCCGAGCTCGACGGGTGCGGGCCGTTCATGCGGCTGCGGCGCGTCATGCTGCCCCTGACGCTGCCGGGCCTCGTCACCGCGACGATCTTCACCTTCATCGCCGCGTGGAACGAGTACGTCGTCGCGCTGACCCTGATGCTCAGCGACGAGAAGAAGCCGCTCACCGTCGGCATCAACTCCTACGTCACCGGCTACGAGCAGAACTGGGACCAGCTGTTCGGTGCCTCGATCATCGCGATCGTGCCGGTGGTCATCTTGTTCGCGATCATCGAGAAGCACCTGGTCGGTGGCCTCACGGCGGGCTCGGTCAAGTGA
- a CDS encoding sugar ABC transporter permease → MTQTASAPVGAAGDPAAPTGGGPGRRRRGPRRGRASLGTALLWLGPALLLIFGVVVYPAVELVKASLSRYSITGLRKGSAGLDNFTNVLGNESLGTVLTNTLVWVVVVVALTILVSLGLAQFLTKDFWGRRIVRWAVIVPWAASLVITARLFSLIYSYYYGTLNAVLLKVGLIDTPIDFLGDDRWIMPSMIAVGVFVSIPFTAYVFVAGLHAIPTDVYEAARIDGASPWQVWRRITLPLLRPAILVATVLNMIYVFNSFPIIYTLNESNPGFSHDTTITFMYKLAFKSAEKDVGQSAAAGLFNVLLILVAVVIYLRVSRWREEEES, encoded by the coding sequence GTGACGCAGACTGCTTCGGCTCCCGTGGGCGCGGCCGGTGACCCGGCTGCGCCCACGGGGGGCGGCCCGGGGCGCCGGCGGCGCGGCCCCCGTCGAGGTCGCGCCTCCCTCGGCACGGCGCTGCTGTGGCTCGGTCCCGCCCTGCTGCTGATCTTCGGTGTCGTCGTCTACCCGGCGGTGGAGCTCGTCAAGGCCTCCCTGTCGCGCTACTCGATCACCGGTCTGCGCAAGGGCAGCGCGGGTCTGGACAACTTCACCAACGTCCTCGGCAACGAGTCGCTCGGCACGGTGCTCACCAACACCCTCGTCTGGGTCGTCGTCGTGGTCGCCCTGACCATCCTGGTCAGCCTCGGGCTCGCCCAGTTCCTCACCAAGGACTTCTGGGGCCGGCGCATCGTGCGGTGGGCGGTCATCGTCCCGTGGGCCGCGTCCCTGGTCATCACGGCACGGTTGTTCAGCCTCATCTACAGCTACTACTACGGCACGCTCAACGCGGTCCTGCTCAAGGTCGGCCTCATCGACACCCCGATCGACTTCCTCGGTGACGACCGCTGGATCATGCCGTCGATGATCGCGGTCGGCGTCTTCGTGTCGATCCCGTTCACCGCGTACGTCTTCGTCGCCGGCCTGCACGCCATCCCGACCGACGTCTACGAGGCCGCACGCATCGACGGTGCCTCGCCCTGGCAGGTCTGGCGCCGGATCACGTTGCCGTTGCTGCGTCCTGCGATCCTCGTGGCGACCGTGCTCAACATGATCTACGTCTTCAACAGCTTCCCGATCATCTACACCCTCAACGAGTCCAACCCCGGCTTCAGCCACGACACGACCATCACCTTCATGTACAAGCTGGCGTTCAAGAGCGCCGAGAAGGACGTGGGCCAGTCGGCCGCCGCCGGTCTGTTCAACGTGCTGCTGATCCTCGTGGCCGTCGTCATCTACCTGCGCGTCTCGCGCTGGCGTGAGGAGGAGGAGTCGTGA